The following DNA comes from Acidobacteriota bacterium.
GTTTTTCATGGCTTTGATGTTTTAGTTCTTAGATCCTATATTTTGGCGATTATGGAAGAGGGCTTTCATAGACGTCATCATTCCATACTTCATAGCGTTCGAGCTCACGAAGAAACTCGTCCGAGGCTCGTGTGATACCAGTCATCATCTCGGTGCTTCGGCGGATCTCTTTTCCGAACTCGGTCATCTGCTCGATCTTGAGGCCGTAGGCGATAAACTTCTCCTGTATCTTTGCCTCAAGCTCGCGCAGCTGTCCTTCAACCGTTGATATGCGCAGATTGATTGCGAGCATCTGGTCTATGAGAGACTGAACGCCATCCCGATTTGCCGCTGGATTAGCTTCTATCGCTCGTGTTTCATCTGCGATCTTCTCGCGTTCTTCATAGAGCTTCGCTAGATCGAGAAGCATGTTTTCTCGGTCAAAGAGCATCCGTTCGAGTTCAGAATCTAGCTTCGCAAGGCGTTCGAGATTCTTGAGGTGGGCATCGGCGCTTCGTCCGATCGAATGCCGAAGAAAGTCATCAAGGTCACGCTTGTTCGCATCCATATCGAAGATGCCGTTCTTAAGGCGTCTTGCGATGTTTACGACTGAATGTATTTGGCTGGTTATAGTTGCCTCGATGCGCTTTTTAAGTTCAAAGGTCCCGCGTATCAGCCGGCCGATAGTTGCGTAGGTCGTTATCAGCTGCTTATGCCGCATAACCTGCTCTTCAACCTTGCCGAGAATCCCCCTCAGATTGGTTACGCTTTCAACCATCTTTTCGTACTGCTTGACCGCTTGTTCATAGGTATCGATATAGTGGTTGATGGTCTCAAGCCACCTAGCCGCCTCTTCGACCCTTTTTTCAACTTGGAGAACGTATTGAGATGGGTCGAATACCGTCCACTGTGCCCGGGCCGGGCGAACGTCGATCCCGATGAAGATCGAAGAAAGAACTACTCCGAGAACGATCTGTCTTATTGTTTTGTTACTTCCGATCATGCTGATACCTCCAAACCGTTCAATTCATTCAGGTCAAAAGAAGATATTTCCGTGAGTCCGACTGCGGTCAATCCGCTCGGGTACTTTGAGGCCAGCCAGGACACGACGATCTCAGGCGGCAGGTCGGGCCGAATATTCTCGACAAGTCTTCGCGCATTCGCTTCGTTCGTGTCGTTGGTGTTAGCCCAAAGCATCGCCGGCGAAAGACGGATCTCGGCCATCTGGACGATCTTGTCCGCTCCGCTGCCGATGACAAAAACCCACTGGGTGTATCTTCCGTATTGGTTTCTGATCGCACGGATCGCTGCAACTGTCTCAGGGGCAAGCTCGCAATCCGATGCCAGTCGGTCAAAACCTCCGATCTGTTTGCCGATCATCTTTACACCTGAGTTTTTTACAAGGTCGATTCCAATCTCGTTGGGCCTCTCTGTAGTTCCGGTGAAATGCTCGTAAGCCTGCGAGAATAGGACGGTAACAAGACCTTCTTTACGGCCGGTCACTGATGCCTCGGCAATGAGTTCCTGAATCGCTGGAAAGTGCTTGTTGATCTCGCGCATTTCGTCGCAGAGAAACAGGATCGGTGTCTTTGCTTCCGCTCGTCTTCCTCGCCTATCTCCTGCATTATCTGGCGCTAATCCGAAAGCCGACGCTCTCGCGGATCTTCTCGTCAAGGCCACTGATGCCCGAAAGTTCAAACACATCGAACATCGACGGCATGTCATAGTCGGGATGGGTCGGCGAGTTAAGCCACGGGTCTTTTCGGTGAACATTAAGTTTCAAGTAAAGCTCGCTCGCCTGGCCCTGCTGTGCAGGCTCCCAGTGATAGGTCTTAAGAACATCCAAAAAATGTCCAAGCGAAACTTCGGTCTGCCGTCTCCGTTTCGAGCCAGCGACATCTTATAGACCTCATCGATAACAGTGGAGGCAATAGCACTTGTGATCGCATCTGTCTTTGCCGTCTTGCTAAGAATGAGGATGTCCATCAACACCATTGAAAGCTGGCGCTTCGTAGGACGGTCACCTTCCTCGATTCCCGGATAGTTCCAAATGTTGATCGGTTTGGGATCGGCTTCGTTAAACTCGATGTGACGGCCGCCAAAAAGTTTACAGATAGGCTTGAACGAATGCCTGTAGTCCATCACGCGGACCTTTACGTTTCCGCGGTGAGCCCGGATGTCCGTGATCAGCATAGCCGCAAGAAATGATTTGCCTTCACCGGACGCTGCGGTGACGATGACTGTTGGAGATTTGATCAGTCCCCGATCGTAGAGATCAAGACCAAACATCTGGCCGTTCGGAGTTATAAAGATGCTGTGCGGCCGCCCGCTTCCACGCCAGCTAGTTTCGGTTGGGACAAATGAGATTACCGAGTCGGCCGTTTCCGTAAGTTCCTGACCTGTTGGCTTCCAGGAAAGTTCACCGGTAAGCATTCGCGGATAAATAGCTCGCTGCCGCACCGCGTCTTCTCTAATTGCGTCCGCGCCGATCTTCTTGCGGATCGCTGAGACTACGGCATCACATCGGTCGTCAAGAATCTCAAGTTGCCGACGCGTTTCCTTTAGCCCTTTTGAGCGGCCCGCAAAGACAATAACGTTTAGTCTGAGATTGCAGATCTCTTCATTGTCCCCTTCGACCTGTTCGAGCAGGCCCTCAAGGTCTGACTTGATAACAACCGCGTCCTTTTTGAGATTACGGAACCCAAGCCAGGTGTTGCGGCTGCCGTCGATACGATCGATTCGCTTCTGCAGGTCTTTTTTTGCAGCCTGTTTTTCAGTTGTCATCAAATCAACGACGATCTCGTGCGGAAAACCTAAGGCCTTCGTCGCAGTCACGTACCGCATAATATCGGCCGTTACAAAGCCATTTGGAAGGGTCTTGAGACTGACAAGACTTGCAGGCGTACCATTGTGACGGATGTACTGCTCGCGTTTTGTCTCAATTTCTGTACTGCAAAGATAGCGCCGCAGATCGACGCAATCTGAGCTCTTCAGATCGGGGAAAGGACCGTGCTCGCGGCGATGGCTGATAAAGAGTGATTCAAATATCTCTGTTCGGTTCATCTCCCGAAGCTGCAAGCTGCGCGGAAAATTGGCTTCGAATGATTGAAATACTCGTGAAGCTTTTAGTTTGCAGGCGGCTTCACTTTGCACCTCTCTCTGCACCATCAATTCACTTTCGCGATTTCTTATGCTTTTGAGGGGAAAGCGGAATAGTCGTGCAAACCCGTGATCCCTTATGTCCTTTGAAATAGAAGGCAAGAGCAAAGACATCATTCCCTTTTCCCCTGGATCACGTACCGGAACTCGTATCCACACCGTTGCGGTTTGTCGCATAACTTCGCCGGATCTGATCGCTTCCTCGTGAAGCGCAAGATTGGTGGCCTGAAGCACACCGGCGACCGGATCGGATGATGCGGTGTCTCTGGATGAGAGATGTGACCGAAGCACCTCACCCGCGTCGAGCGAATTCAGGAACCGAAACTGAATGATGGTGTACTCCGGCTTCTCGAATTTCAGTATGGTTTTTAGCTCGTCGATCCGTTGCTCAGTCACGTAACCGTCGATGTAAAGACTATTCGACGGTTCGAAAATATAGGCCTTTCCATAGCTGCCATCTCGGTAACGGATAGTGTTCCCGTCTAGCCCCGCGATCTCGGTCGGTAATATCCGACCTGCTTCGGCATTCTCGATGAGTTGAGTCCGTGACCCGCGGTCCAATGGAGTACGGCTCGATAGTGATCTTACTGCCGGGATGAAACGAAATCCGGCTACCAATCCAAGACCGACGGAAAGAAGTCCCCCGAAAAGAGAGATTGCGATTTGCGCGAATGTTAGGTTTGCTGTGTCCATGCTTATTTCCTGTTAGATGTCTTCCAACTTGTCGGTTCGAGTTCGCCTCGGAGCGGCGGTCGATACTCTGTCCATCGGTCTATCTCGGCGTCAAACTTCTGAGAAAGCCAATAGGAAGGCTTACTCAAACGCAGATAGTTGAAGATTCCCAAAAGAATCAGAAAAACTAGCAGTCCCATGGGGAATCCCAGCGGAACGTAGCCCACCCAAAGCCCGAAAACAAAAGGAACGATGTAGGCGATCGCAGTGGGGATCAGGATAAATTTCCAGTCGGTAGAGTAGACCCCGAACCGCTTTAGACCACGGAAAACATTAGGTCGTGTTGCACGTCTTCTCATATGGCTTCCTCCTAGAAGTTCGTATCAACTCCGACCGCACGTCCTTGTGCAAGCTGCCAGAACACCGCGACTATGGTCCCGAACGCAAACGACAGGAGCGAACCGAACGCCTGGTTACCCCATTCCTTTCCGGTCATTTTGTTATAGATCGACCAAGCCACGCCGACTGCTCCTAGACAGAAGAGAATGATCGCCATGAGCTTAAGGGCTTCACGAATGATGTTCGAGAGGTTACTTGCATCTCCGGTGAAAATCGGGCCTTGTGCTGAAGTCAGTTGCGTGAAAAGCAACATTAATCCGAGCGGCGCCAGTGCAGGTACATGGCTTTTGATAAGTGTCAGTAGTTTTTTCATAGTCGTCCTCGTTTTAAAGGTGTGACGGCTGTAGCACACGCGGATGATTCGCTAAACTAAGACCGTGCACGATACTCGTAGAATTTGGGGAAAGATTCAGTGATGAGTGAACACGAACACGTGACGAAGGATGAGATTGCGGCGTTTGCCGCAAAAACGTTATCTGCGGAGAAGCACCGCACCGTCGCGCGTCATATGCTTCGTTGCAGCGATTGTCGAAATGACCTTCCCATGCCGACGACGGAAGAATTCTTTCGAGCGCTTTTTGATGAGTCGGTCCAACCGCCAGACGGAGAAAAGGATTAATGCCATTCGGTAAGCGAATTTGGTGGCTAGGCGATCTCTTCTAGCGAATTGGACCCGTTCCCCTATGGCTTGGGGCGTTTCCCTTGTCGCCGGGGAAGGTTACATTGCGATTAAATTCGTTTCCCCTGCGACAAGGGACGCTGCCCCTGTGAGGTGGAAAATTTTCCCTGATCGCGTGTATGATTTCCCCTACGAGACGTTTTCCGTTCTCGTATTCATGAAAAGCCAATAAATACAGGTCGAAAAGGAGATTCTATGCCTAGAAGTGTTGATATCAAGAGTATCAGGGAAAGATGCAACGTAATGAATGACGCTTGGTTCGAAGGCGCACCGGCGGTTGAGTTCAATGGAATCACGCAAGCGGCGTTTCTCGCCGACATCACCGCGTGTGCCGCAGATGACGCGACAATCGCCGACCTCGAAGCCGAACTCAAGATGAAACGCGAAGTCCGCGACGACAAATACGCCGCCCTAAATGAAAATCGCTCCAAAGTCGGCCTCGGCGTCGCCGGCTCCGCCGCCTACGGCAACGACAGCCCGCTCTACGGAGCAATGGGCTTCGTCCGCAAATCCGACAGAGCGTCGGGTCTGACGAGAAAAACGAAGCCGTGATATATCGAGTTGAGAAAACGAGATAATATGAGAGCAACGCGAACAGGCAACGGCTTAATCGCGTTGCTCAATTCGATTCAAAGCAGTCAACGCACGTCGAAGACGGCGTGGTTTGACCGCTTTGACATCCTGGAGGACAGGAACGGTGATAAAGTTCACCAATTCGAATACCCTCTCAGTAATTTGAGATGCGTCATCAAGCACGATTCGCCAGTTCACGAGGCTTTTCGATGTTTCCAGCTTTCGTTACCAAATAATTAGATAATGCCTTTGCAACAAATTCTGCGAGTTTTACAGGAACCGCATTCCCAATTATTTGTTCCAATTCGGTTTTCGAACCAGTTAGCTTTATGTTGTCGGGAAAGGTTTGGATTAGCGCTCGTTCACGAGTACTAAGGGAACGAACGTTCTCGTCGATTTCCGAACGATCGCCCGGATGCCCTGGGTAACCGCTTGGGATTGGTCTGTTGACCCCTCGAATGGTCGGACTCGGTTCATCAATAGAGAATATAGCCCGCCTATAGTAGCTTCGTGGGTGCCGATAATAGTACTCCGTATCAATCTTATCGCCCAAATACTCGCGAACGGTGATTCGCTTTGTGCTAAGACTGGATTCAATGTATGGGTCTAAGGCATTGTCGGTTCCGTTAAGCTCACCCGTAACAAATAATCTTTTTCTAATCTGAGGAACGCCGCAAAGACTCGCATCTAATACCCGAATTGAAAGTCCATAGCCCGCATCAGTGAACATCTGCTTTGCCTTGGCAAATGCATTACTCGTTAAAGCCCGAGCAACATTTTCCATTACGAAATATGCCGGCTTAATGCAGGTGACAATTTCAGCAAAGGAAAGCGTTAAGTCTGCTCGACCAAGATTTTCGTTCCGCTTTCCGGCACTTGAAAAATCTTGACACGGCGGTCCTCCGATAATGATATTTGGATTGTATTTATTGATAAGCGAAACCGACTGGGAAACATTACCCAGATCACATTTAATAATGGGGTGGTCGAAATTTTCTTCGTAAAATTTGATTGCCGGATCCCAGTTATCAAGCGCGGCCTTAATATTAAAGCCTGCGTTGCCGAAACCTATGGAAAGACCGCCGCCACCCGCAAAAACATCAACTACTCTTGAGTTATTACTTATCATTGATTAATCACTAAACAAATCAGTTGCAAAATAGATGATTGCGTCGAAACGCCTCTCTGGGCTTAAATACTTCTGCCCACCACCCAAAATAATATTCTTAATCTCGTCTTTTCCAATTGCTAAATTAGTTAGCCGCGGATTTCTCATTATGAGATTCGTCTTATTTCCAGAAAGTGCAAACTCCTTGTCCGTCTGAGGTCCGTAGGTCATCCCATCATAGATTGGAGCCAGGTATACCTTTCCTAAGCGTGACGAATCATACAAAAATCGGGCAAGCCTAAGAGCAGCGCGCTTGAACCGTGAAATTGTTTCAACCCGAAAATCGCGAGCGCTGGACATAAACAACCTCGACAATGCAAAGTCGCTCCATACGAAAATATCTAGGCACGAATCAGCAAGCAGTGGAGCTTTCCCATGGGTCTTCCATATTGGCTGTAAAAGGATTGGCTTTTGCCGAGAAGAAAACTCGGAGAAAAGGTTTCGAGAGCCTCGACGATTTGCGGTAAATATCTTGCCGCCTCGACCTCGTTTCTCCAGTCCTGAATCGGCCCACAAAATGCAAACAACTCCCGAATACGAGCTTTGTCGGCTTCATTGTTACAACTTTCAGCAATGCTTAACGCCATATACTTAAGCGTCGCAGATCTTAAAACAAGTTCACAACCATATTGACTTTCAGCAAGCATGCACGTTGAATTGTCCGGTAAAGTCGTAATTAATCTCAAATGGTCGAATGTAATTTCCGTTCGTATCCTTTAAGACAAGATCAATCGAGACCAGCTGATCTTCTACGAAGTTCCTAAACGGTTCATAGATTGACTCAAACGCGAACGAAAGTTGGTCGTTCGGCAGAGTAGTGCCAAAGATGAAATCGAAATCTCGTTCAACCACTTGAGTTTTACAGTCTTCGTCAAGTTCAATGTAAACAGCGGGAATGCCTTTGTCCCGCATATAACATGCAAGGGCGGCAGGAAAGGACGAGTTGAATTGATTCTTCCCCCAATAATGTGGATCGGAGAAGTTTCGATTCGAGTGTGTGATTCCGTATAAAGATGGTGGCATTTTCTTTAATGTATGTTATCCATTCTGATATTTCTTGACAATGAAGTTACCCTAGTTTCTTTCCGCGTGTTCGCGCGTTCTTCGATAATCAAAAACGCGAAGCCTACGAACGACAAAAAGGAATCTGCGTAAAATGCCTCAAACACTTCGAGCTAACCGAAATGGAAGCGGATCATGCAACGCCGTGGAGCCTGGGCGGCAAGACATCGGCTGAGAATTGCCAGTTGCTTTACAAAGACGATAACCGAAGGAAATCCGGAAAGTAGGCACGACTCTAATTGGTAATCTACGGGGCGGCGAATCCGTAAGAGCGTTCGTCAATATTATCGGCCTGATCGATCCGGTTTCTGGTGAACTGGTGAAGTTCAGCGGCGAACTATTGGGAACTGACGGTGCCTCAGGGATTCGCGGAAACAGGAAAAGAGTCACCGGAAAGTGGACCCGATTCTTTCGAGGCATAAAAGACACTGCCGGCTCGATATTGGGATCGGTCGGTTCGTTCCGTTCAGGTGGAACAGTAGTAATATCGGAGCCGCTGCGCAGAGGGTCGGAAAAACTCTCCGAGGACACGAGTCAGTCGCTGTTTGGAAACGAACCCGAGGACACATTCCTAGAGGTCTTAGCCGGAACCACCGGATATGTACTTGTGACGCAACTACCCGAACAGAACCCTTCAATTGCCAAAACAGAAACGGGAGCAAAAAAGGAATGATTCCGTTCGACGCATCCCGTCCACGGATCGACCCTCGCGAACTTGTCTCAGACGGAAAGCATGGTGAGCTGTTCCAACTGATGGCCGGACACGGATACGTGCCCGACGAGCAAGTATTCGAAGACTTCTGCGAAAGTCTTAAGTCTGGACGGCATGGCTTATTTCCGGTACGCGCGGCAGCGGGAAGACTGCATTTCCCGAAGCGTTAGCCGCCGCCTGCAATCTTTCGATGTGCGTTGTTGCCGGACGCGATGGGCTAAAACAGGAAGAGATCCTCTATGACTGGGATAATGAAGAGCAAGCCGTGTGGATAGAGAACACCTGGCACTCGCAAAACAACTGCCACTTGAAGAGCAGGCCGAGTTTTCTCGACAATGCCCGACGCTCTAAGTGGCAGCGCCGATTTCTGATTCTTGGTGAAGTAGGAATGGCATACGACTTGGCGGCAAGCGCGGTGTCGAGCACTCCAATGAAATCACCGCCGGTGTTGATCCTTGATGAAAGCGATAAGTTTGGGGCCAGCATTGAAGATTCCCTTCTTATGCCGCTCGAACGTGGACTGATCTACATTCCACGATACGAAGGCGGAACAATCGGCGTTCCCGACTGGAATTCGAGACCGATCGTGATCACGACCTCAAATGATCTGCGCCACAAACTCAGTTCGCCGTTCATTTCGAGACACGTTTACAGCCGGTTCGCGAGTCCTTCGCTGGAAAAGGAGCTTGAGATCTTATCGACAAGAAATAAACGCGCGACTTCAGCCCACTTAGCACTTACAACCAAGCTAATAGACGCCGTTCGCGGAATCGCCGGAATGGAAGATCATCCGAGTGTCCGTGAGTCGATCGACATCGTTGCAGCTCTCGAACGCGACTCGGTTGAGTCTCTGAATTCGAAGAACTTGGTCCGATATTTTTGTTATTTCGTAAAGACCGGAGCATCCAGAGAACTGCTCACACTTCAGCTCGATTATCTTTTGGCGATGACGCACGCCTTCCACCCGGACATCGATTCTTGGCTAGGCTCGCGCGATGCCAGTTGGAAGATTAGGTGGCCGCAGTTCGCCGACAATTCGTTATGAATAGAACAGAACCCCCATTGGGGCTTTTTTCGAGGATCAAACAGTCGGTGGTTCGCACTCAAAACGCTGGCCTACTGGTAGTCGTTTGCGTGGTCGGCGTCTACGGATTTGTCAGAATATTGATACCGCAGAGCAGAAACGGCCCAGGTTCGATTTGTTGAAACTCGTGGGCTTGAATTTGAAAAGAGTCTTCGCCGACCGGACCGCAGACCGAAGACCCCTTCTCCGGCCTCGAGTATGATAATGCGGTAAGACTCAGAGAAACGTCGGCTTTGGGAATGGCGATCTCGTTGTCGGTGTTGTCGCTGAATACTCAAAACGGAAGACTCCCAGAGAATGTCGATCGGATAATTCGCCACGTTAATGCCGCCCGACTACTACCGCCCGGGGTTCAATCAAATTCAGCAACTATTACTTCAGAGCGAAGCACGTTTCATATCATATATCGACGCGAGCCCTTTTCATTTGAGGTACTGGCCGTACCAAAATCCAATCTAGGCTCACAGTTACTTTTCAGATTTCCGCTCCCTCAAAGCGAACCCAATACCGTTCTGTATTTTGAAGCGCTCCCCGATAAGCCCGTTCCGGCAGCTCTTTCAACTGTTGAACAATTGAGTGCGTCAGGCTGGAGGATACGGCATTGGCGAGGTGATGTATCGTCCATTACTTCGGCGACATATGATTCGCTGAAAGAACAGAGTGATTATCTTCGTAACACACGGTAACCGATAAAGCTATGTTTTCGCGTGAATGGATTGAGAAATTGACGCTTCCTACGGTATTCCAAGGAAAGCAAATGAGCAGTATCTGCCATCGTATCAAGCGTTTTGGCAGTGGTCGGCTGACATTGGCATGTGTGTTTTCTTCTTTATTTTGGGATTACTAGGCTCATTGGTCTGCTTGTTTGCGGGATATCTTTTAGACGTTTATGGCCTGATAACTTTGGTCTTTTGGGCGATGGCGCTGATCTGTGTTGCGGGCTCGCTTGTAGATTCCTATTCATTAATGTGGGCGTACCGCGTTCGGCGTATGAGTACCGCCCATGGCTCAGCGCGGTGGGCAAAGGCATCCGATCTGATTCGCTGCGGTCTGATGAATCGGATTAGAGGATTGCCACTACCTGCAAATGCGCTTCCTCTCGCAAAAGCGTTTTGGGGTCGCGATGTATATCTTCCCGCAAGTCAGTGGCTTCGCCACTTTGTTATGTTCGGCCCGACCGGTTCCGGTAAATCAAAGACTTTTTTTATGTCCATGATCCGGGCGATCCTCAACAAGTCATCTTGTCTGGTCTACGATCCTAAAGGCGAGCTTTTCACCCAGACGGCCGGCTCCGCCAAAACAATTTACCGTTTAGACCTTAACGATCCGACAAAAAGCGATCGGTGGAACTTCATCCCGAAATGCAGAAACGATCCGGCATTTGCATGTCAGATTGCCGGAATGATGATCGGGATAGAAGGCAGACGCCGCTCAAATGCCGATCCGTTCTGGGGCGACGCCGAGCAGATAGCTTTAACCGCAATTTTACTTCATATCGCAGAAGTTTTCGCGAGAAGGCAATTCCCGCTTTTGCTGCAGACTTTCTTCTCTTCCTGAGCGGCGACGGCGATCAGGCCTTCAACGATGCGATGATGAATTCCCCAAGCCTCTACGCGAAACAAGCGTATTTGGCTTTTCTTGAGCACCGGTTCAGACTCGCGGATCCATTTTGATTGGTTTGTACAACAAGCTTCGACCGTTCACACTTGCACCCGCTCGGATGGTAATGATGCCGCCGACCAAAGACGAAACTGCACTTGGTTGCCGCTCGATAAACTTTGCAGACCTTCGCAAACCCGGTACAGCAATTTACCTGGTCGTTTCGGAAGGGGCCGCTGACGTCTATAAAGAGTTTATCGCTACCTTCATCGGACAGGCCGTTATGGAAATGAGGCTAGATGGTGTAGATGAACCGGAGCATCCGTGCTTCGTTCTCATAGACGAGGCTTACCCGTTGAATGTATCGGAGGTTATGAGACTATCAGGCATCGGGCGGACGTGGTGTTGGACTTGGTCTCGGATATCAGGACTTACCTCAAATGTACGACCAGTACGGTCGTGAGCAGGCGAATGCGATACTCGGCACCATAATGACCAAGATCTTTCTGCCTGGCCTTGACGATGTGACTGCCGAGTACGCCTCAAAGCAGCTGGGCGAAACGACGATCTTCTCAAAAACATTTCAGGACTTTCCGGGAAAGAAACAGGACAACACCAGATTCGCAGAGCAAAAACGTGCACTCATGCTGCCGAATGAGATTCGACAAACAGCAGCCCATTCCGAAGTGTTGATTATCAGCGACACCGCCCCGCCGATCCGCGCTGCATACCCGCCTTTTGCGGTTCATAAAAAAACACTTATTCCGCCGCGACCAAAGGCACACCCCGCGAAATCCACCTTGGAGATATTGATCCTCAATTCTCGTTTACAGACTCGGGCCATCTTAACCAGGCTGCCGAACATGACAAGGCAGCTCTCAAAGAAGTTATCTCATCTGAGGTCGATCGAATCTGTTCGAACGAACGTCTTTCAGAACTGGCTTTTCCATCTGCAATAGAGCCAGCACTTGACTCGCTGGAACATCAATTAGACGGCGATTCGGTGAAAAAGGATCCGGTTTACAACGCTCTCAACAACCTTCCTGTCGAGGTAGGATACTTTTCTGCCCAAGGTAATGGAGTTTCTTTGGTGATTGAACACGCATCGATCTAAAACGCATGCTAAATAGACTCAAGATCTCGCTCATCCTAGCCCCGCTGGCTCTCACAATTTTGATCGGCGTCTATGTCTACTCCCTTTGGTCGCAGGAACGAAAGCGAAGCTCAGAAATCCCCGTTGACGCAACCGCATCGATGAACAGAGATCTGGTGAAGTTCCACCAAAAACGCGGTTCGTTCCCCGCAACGCTGAAAGATCTCGAAGGCGTCGTCTGGGAAAAGAAGGATCGAAATTACGTTTCGGACGGACATTCAATGATTCACAGAAACTACTTCTATCTTTACTCAAGAATTGACCAAAATCGGTTCACTCTCTGGGCCATCCCAATCGGCAAAGAGCGTGAGGAGGCATCAACATTATTTTTAGTTGGAACGCCTATGAAAAAAAGAACATGGAAAGGAGCCGCTCTCACCTGTAGAAGATGTCGGCAAACTACCCCGGTTGTTACCGATCGAACAGGATCTGGCTCTTAGAGGAATGTTTGAGCAGGTAGATCACAAAGCGGTGTACTCGAAATCGAAGTAAAGCATTTCTTTGCGAACAGTACCGAAAAGTGGTACTTTGTGCAAAGGATTCTTTCATGAGATCACAAAGTTCGCAACTTAGAGTCGAAGAATGGGTAGAAGGGAAATTGCTTTCGGCCGGAGCTTTCTCTCTGGATCGAGTTGAGAGTGAGCTGCCGCAGTATTTGAAACCGCGATCAAACGTTCTCTGAACCGATTATCACGAAAGGGCACCATAATTTCCGCCCACAAGGGCTATTACGTTATTGTCACGCCTCAATACTCGTCACGCGGGATTCTTCCGCCGGCACTATTTATTGACGGACTAATGCGTTTCTTGGAGCGTTCATATTACGTTGGCCTTTCCCAAAGCGCTGCTGCATATTTACGGCGGCGGCACACCAGGTGCCTCAAGAGTTCTTTGTTTTTACGAGTTTCCCGCCTACGAGGCCGACCGTGAAGAAGGGGATAAAGGTAAATTACATAACCAGAAAAGAGATCCCAGATGACCTTCTCGAAAACCGAAAGACCGAAACTGGAGTTGTAAGGTTTCCTCGCCAGAACTTGCCGCTGCCGATTTGGTGCAGCACCATAAAAAGTCGGCGGTTTGAACCGAGTAGTTGAAGTGCTCTCAGAGCTGACCAGGCGATCCGCATCGAGAAACTAAACAACGAGTTTATTCAGTTCGTTCCAACTGCCGTAATTCAGCGGCTCGGTTATCTGCTTGAAACAGCAACAGGTGCAGAGTCACCTCGGACGGGCTCTATAAAGCCGCGGCGTTAAATGTCGAAAGTTCTTTCCTGTGCCATTAAGTTCAACTAAAAAGA
Coding sequences within:
- a CDS encoding HindVP family restriction endonuclease gives rise to the protein MWADSGLEKRGRGGKIFTANRRGSRNLFSEFSSRQKPILLQPIWKTHGKAPLLADSCLDIFVWSDFALSRLFMSSARDFRVETISRFKRAALRLARFLYDSSRLGKVYLAPIYDGMTYGPQTDKEFALSGNKTNLIMRNPRLTNLAIGKDEIKNIILGGGQKYLSPERRFDAIIYFATDLFSD
- the dcm gene encoding DNA (cytosine-5-)-methyltransferase; the encoded protein is MISNNSRVVDVFAGGGGLSIGFGNAGFNIKAALDNWDPAIKFYEENFDHPIIKCDLGNVSQSVSLINKYNPNIIIGGPPCQDFSSAGKRNENLGRADLTLSFAEIVTCIKPAYFVMENVARALTSNAFAKAKQMFTDAGYGLSIRVLDASLCGVPQIRKRLFVTGELNGTDNALDPYIESSLSTKRITVREYLGDKIDTEYYYRHPRSYYRRAIFSIDEPSPTIRGVNRPIPSGYPGHPGDRSEIDENVRSLSTRERALIQTFPDNIKLTGSKTELEQIIGNAVPVKLAEFVAKALSNYLVTKAGNIEKPRELANRA
- a CDS encoding HindVP family restriction endonuclease, with protein sequence MPPSLYGITHSNRNFSDPHYWGKNQFNSSFPAALACYMRDKGIPAVYIELDEDCKTQVVERDFDFIFGTTLPNDQLSFAFESIYEPFRNFVEDQLVSIDLVLKDTNGNYIRPFEINYDFTGQFNVHAC
- a CDS encoding HNH endonuclease encodes the protein MCVKCLKHFELTEMEADHATPWSLGGKTSAENCQLLYKDDNRRKSGK
- a CDS encoding AAA family ATPase, which translates into the protein MSGTRGSGKTAFPEALAAACNLSMCVVAGRDGLKQEEILYDWDNEEQAVWIENTWHSQNNCHLKSRPSFLDNARRSKWQRRFLILGEVGMAYDLAASAVSSTPMKSPPVLILDESDKFGASIEDSLLMPLERGLIYIPRYEGGTIGVPDWNSRPIVITTSNDLRHKLSSPFISRHVYSRFASPSLEKELEILSTRNKRATSAHLALTTKLIDAVRGIAGMEDHPSVRESIDIVAALERDSVESLNSKNLVRYFCYFVKTGASRELLTLQLDYLLAMTHAFHPDIDSWLGSRDASWKIRWPQFADNSL
- a CDS encoding type IV secretory system conjugative DNA transfer family protein gives rise to the protein MNRIRGLPLPANALPLAKAFWGRDVYLPASQWLRHFVMFGPTGSGKSKTFFMSMIRAILNKSSCLVYDPKGELFTQTAGSAKTIYRLDLNDPTKSDRWNFIPKCRNDPAFACQIAGMMIGIEGRRRSNADPFWGDAEQIALTAILLHIAEVFARRQFPLLLQTFFSS